One segment of Pyrococcus sp. ST04 DNA contains the following:
- a CDS encoding glucodextranase DOMON-like domain-containing protein has translation MKKVLALFLIFSLFGGIIMPAVKAQEPKPLNVIIVWHQHQPSYYDPIQGIFTRPWVRLHAANNYWKMAYYLSKYPEVHATIDLSGTLIWQISMYMNGSKDTYQIISEKIANGEKLSVEEKWFMLQAPGGFFDHTIPWNGEPVTDKNGNPIRKIWTRYTQLKNKMMRLKAKYANLPLEEQKIKVTEGFTEQDYIDLAVLFNLAWIDYNYIMEHDDLKKIYEKVDVGGYTREDLKTVLKHQMWLLNNTFKMHEKINYLLGNGNVEVTTVPFAHPIGPILTDFGWYKDFDDQVKRANELYKKYLGEGRVTPKGGWAAESALNDKTLEILANNGWQWVMTDQLVLKRLGIKYSPENYYKPWVAEFNGKKIYLFPRDHILSDRVGFTYSGMNQYKAVEDFINELLKIQKYNYDGSLVYVITLDGENPWEHYPYDGKIFLETLYQKLTELQKKGLIRTVTPSEYIKLYGDKANVLTPKMLERLDLTGNKVEALKKANSLGELYDMVGVKEKMLWPESSWIDGTLSTWIGEPQENYAWYWLYLARKTLMENKDKITESKWEKAYFYLLLAEGSDWFWWYGNDQDSGQDYTFDRYFKAYLYEIYKLAGVDPPSYLFGNYYPDGSPYFTRSLVGLSENKTEKFSSLSPLAREISIYFDSNGMHFVVSGTNVTKLEISIYEKDKRVGNTFTLLQKKPKDLRYSMFPFSKDSVGLMITKHIVIEGDKGEVYKATSYEESEKVGDIKVIRENGTIHVILPFEYIETPEDFYFAISTTKDGELEVITTPIEVKLPVQVKGVPIVDIRDVEGDDHGPGTYKYATDKVFVPHHLDLLRFRMLEQTDSYVMEFYFKELGDNPWNAPNGFSLQIIEVYLDYKPGGNTSAIKMYPDGPGSNVNLDPHHPWDVAFRIAGWDYGNIIVLANGTVYQGEMKISADPTQNKVIVVVPKKFIKINESYGLWGVVLVGSQDGYGPDKWRPVAVEPSQWKLGGADPQAVIDNLAPRVMDMLVPPGFKPTQEEQLKSYDTKEKKLATVLAIPFIKPAIVIKDPEGDDHGPGTYKYATDKVFVPHHLDLLKFVMKEEEKYWRLEFYFKELGDNPWNAPNGFSLQIIEVYFDYRPGGNTSAIKMYPDGPGSNVNLDPHHPWDVALRIAGWDYGNLIVLANGTVYQGEMKISADPTKNAIVVELPKKYLSINETHGLYIAVLVGSQDGYGPDKWRPVAVEPSQWKLGGADPQAVIDNLAPRVVDLLVPPGFKPTQEEQLKSYDIKEKKLATVLMIPVIKGKETEKPPKTETQTPTLTPTKTTPTKTTPTKTKTETKTQQPTKTTTTQTKTQTKITTTPTQTQTSPSPEKGVCGPGIFILIGLATLFKKKR, from the coding sequence ATGAAGAAGGTTTTGGCACTATTTTTAATTTTTAGCCTCTTTGGTGGTATTATAATGCCGGCAGTTAAGGCCCAGGAACCAAAGCCACTAAATGTCATAATAGTATGGCATCAGCACCAGCCTTCGTATTACGATCCAATTCAAGGAATATTCACAAGACCATGGGTCAGACTTCACGCGGCAAACAACTACTGGAAGATGGCTTATTATCTGAGCAAATATCCCGAAGTTCACGCAACAATAGACCTATCAGGAACACTAATATGGCAAATAAGCATGTATATGAACGGGTCTAAGGATACATATCAAATAATTTCTGAAAAGATAGCAAATGGAGAAAAGTTGAGTGTCGAAGAAAAATGGTTTATGCTCCAAGCTCCCGGAGGATTCTTTGACCATACAATTCCCTGGAATGGAGAACCAGTAACCGACAAAAATGGAAATCCGATCAGAAAAATTTGGACCAGGTATACTCAACTTAAAAACAAGATGATGAGACTGAAGGCAAAATATGCCAACCTACCACTAGAAGAGCAGAAAATAAAGGTCACCGAAGGTTTCACGGAGCAAGACTACATAGACCTCGCAGTACTTTTCAACCTCGCATGGATTGATTATAATTACATAATGGAACACGACGACTTGAAGAAGATCTATGAAAAAGTTGACGTAGGTGGCTACACAAGAGAAGACCTAAAAACAGTCCTAAAGCACCAAATGTGGCTACTAAACAACACATTCAAAATGCATGAAAAAATAAACTACCTCCTAGGAAATGGAAATGTAGAAGTAACAACCGTCCCATTCGCCCATCCAATAGGTCCAATACTCACAGATTTTGGATGGTACAAAGATTTTGATGATCAAGTAAAACGAGCAAACGAGTTATACAAAAAATACCTAGGTGAAGGAAGAGTAACTCCCAAAGGAGGATGGGCAGCTGAAAGTGCATTAAATGATAAGACGCTAGAAATTCTAGCAAATAACGGATGGCAATGGGTAATGACAGATCAACTAGTTCTTAAAAGGCTTGGAATAAAGTACAGCCCAGAAAACTATTACAAACCCTGGGTCGCAGAGTTCAATGGAAAGAAAATATACCTATTCCCAAGAGACCACATCCTAAGTGATAGGGTCGGATTCACGTATTCTGGTATGAACCAATACAAAGCCGTTGAAGACTTCATAAACGAACTCCTCAAGATCCAGAAATATAATTACGATGGCTCCCTAGTTTATGTAATAACCCTTGATGGAGAAAATCCCTGGGAGCATTATCCCTATGACGGAAAAATATTCCTAGAAACTCTATATCAGAAGCTCACAGAACTTCAAAAGAAGGGACTCATAAGAACAGTTACACCTTCCGAGTATATTAAACTCTACGGAGATAAGGCAAATGTATTAACACCCAAAATGTTGGAAAGATTAGACCTGACAGGGAACAAAGTCGAAGCTCTAAAGAAAGCTAATTCCCTAGGAGAGCTATATGACATGGTTGGAGTTAAAGAAAAAATGCTATGGCCAGAATCAAGCTGGATAGATGGAACATTGTCCACATGGATTGGTGAACCACAAGAGAATTACGCATGGTACTGGTTATATCTAGCAAGAAAGACACTCATGGAGAACAAAGACAAGATAACGGAAAGTAAGTGGGAAAAAGCCTACTTCTATCTCCTACTAGCAGAAGGAAGTGACTGGTTCTGGTGGTACGGAAATGATCAAGATAGCGGTCAGGATTATACATTTGACAGATACTTCAAAGCTTACCTATATGAAATTTACAAACTAGCCGGGGTAGATCCACCAAGCTATCTCTTCGGAAATTACTATCCCGACGGTAGTCCATACTTCACAAGATCTCTCGTTGGGCTCTCCGAAAACAAGACAGAAAAATTCTCAAGCCTATCACCATTAGCAAGGGAGATCTCCATATACTTTGATTCAAACGGCATGCACTTCGTAGTATCGGGAACTAACGTTACTAAGTTGGAGATCTCAATATACGAGAAAGACAAAAGAGTAGGGAACACCTTCACATTACTCCAGAAAAAACCCAAAGACCTTAGGTACTCCATGTTCCCATTTTCAAAAGATAGTGTTGGCCTAATGATAACGAAACATATAGTCATTGAGGGAGATAAAGGTGAAGTCTATAAAGCAACCAGCTATGAAGAGTCAGAAAAAGTTGGAGATATCAAGGTAATAAGAGAAAACGGAACCATTCATGTGATTTTACCATTTGAATACATAGAGACTCCAGAAGACTTCTACTTCGCAATTTCAACTACCAAGGACGGAGAACTTGAAGTGATAACAACTCCAATAGAAGTAAAACTCCCAGTTCAAGTTAAAGGAGTCCCAATAGTTGACATTAGAGATGTCGAAGGAGATGACCATGGACCTGGGACTTATAAGTACGCAACAGACAAAGTCTTCGTCCCCCACCACTTAGACTTACTAAGATTTAGGATGCTTGAACAAACAGATTCCTACGTTATGGAATTCTACTTTAAGGAGCTTGGAGATAATCCATGGAACGCTCCGAACGGATTCAGTCTCCAAATAATTGAAGTGTACCTAGACTACAAACCAGGAGGAAACACTTCTGCCATTAAGATGTACCCAGACGGGCCCGGAAGTAACGTAAACCTCGATCCACATCACCCCTGGGATGTAGCATTTAGAATAGCCGGATGGGATTACGGAAACATAATAGTTCTAGCAAACGGCACGGTTTACCAAGGAGAAATGAAAATCTCAGCAGATCCAACCCAAAACAAGGTAATAGTCGTAGTTCCAAAGAAGTTCATTAAAATAAATGAGAGTTATGGTCTCTGGGGGGTTGTTCTAGTTGGGTCACAAGACGGATATGGTCCAGATAAATGGAGGCCAGTTGCAGTAGAACCATCACAATGGAAACTAGGTGGAGCAGACCCACAGGCTGTAATTGATAATCTTGCCCCGAGGGTCATGGATATGCTTGTTCCACCAGGATTCAAGCCAACACAAGAAGAACAGCTCAAGAGCTATGATACTAAAGAAAAGAAACTAGCAACAGTCCTTGCGATACCCTTCATTAAGCCCGCCATAGTAATCAAAGATCCCGAGGGAGATGACCATGGACCTGGGACTTATAAGTACGCAACAGACAAAGTCTTCGTCCCCCACCACCTAGACCTCCTGAAGTTTGTCATGAAGGAAGAAGAAAAATACTGGAGACTCGAGTTTTACTTCAAGGAATTAGGAGACAATCCATGGAATGCTCCAAATGGGTTTAGCTTACAGATAATCGAAGTGTACTTTGATTATAGACCAGGAGGGAACACTTCCGCCATTAAAATGTACCCAGATGGACCTGGAAGTAACGTAAACCTCGACCCACATCACCCGTGGGACGTAGCCCTCAGAATAGCTGGCTGGGACTATGGAAACTTAATAGTCTTAGCAAACGGCACAGTTTACCAAGGAGAAATGAAAATCTCAGCAGATCCAACGAAGAACGCAATAGTAGTTGAACTACCGAAGAAGTATCTATCAATAAACGAGACACACGGCCTCTATATAGCAGTTCTAGTCGGATCACAAGACGGATATGGCCCGGATAAATGGAGACCAGTTGCAGTAGAACCATCACAATGGAAACTAGGTGGAGCAGACCCACAAGCCGTAATCGATAATTTAGCACCAAGAGTTGTCGATCTACTGGTTCCTCCTGGGTTCAAACCAACACAAGAAGAACAACTGAAGAGCTATGACATTAAAGAGAAGAAACTAGCAACTGTCCTTATGATTCCAGTAATAAAAGGCAAAGAAACCGAGAAGCCACCAAAGACGGAAACACAAACCCCGACACTAACTCCCACAAAAACGACACCAACCAAAACAACACCGACAAAGACCAAGACAGAGACTAAAACACAACAACCAACCAAGACAACGACAACCCAGACAAAAACTCAAACAAAAATCACCACAACACCAACCCAAACCCAAACTTCACCCTCACCAGAAAAGGGAGTATGCGGACCAGGAATCTTTATACTCATCGGATTAGCAACCTTATTCAAGAAGAAGCGCTAA
- a CDS encoding TOBE domain-containing protein yields the protein MIGKEAIFGIRPEDIYDALFAQVKIPGENMVKGKVEIIENLGGEKIVHLKVGDIAIQAKFPGESRVKEGQEVEVVFDMRRAHVFKKESGEAIF from the coding sequence ATGATTGGAAAAGAGGCCATATTTGGAATAAGACCCGAAGATATCTACGATGCACTTTTTGCTCAAGTTAAAATACCAGGAGAGAACATGGTCAAAGGGAAGGTCGAAATTATAGAAAACTTAGGAGGAGAGAAAATCGTTCACTTAAAAGTCGGGGATATAGCAATACAAGCAAAGTTCCCAGGAGAATCAAGAGTCAAGGAAGGGCAAGAAGTAGAGGTTGTATTTGACATGAGAAGGGCTCATGTGTTTAAAAAAGAAAGTGGGGAAGCGATATTCTGA
- a CDS encoding DUF505 family protein has translation MFLKKRHIELLKEMTRTRSQAEIEGKLPEEFQIRVLELFILGLAELRGSEVIITEAGRKIVEVAPEPSELPDVIVDSSIIKMLELLEETSAIPEEWLEILRERKLVDGNEITEFGKTILEVYRNTHPVVYLTPEIASFLKGMPKVGTYDELVAYKNSREYGENIINALQAMRLLMISPPTGEGRAFSVTPAAKLALRALSMIPVFTRAIILRREDFEALKSGRKDSELESMGLSREGSVTELGKAVMDTYEAIGKVEEKVLPIYVLDDEIKILKAIAEIEEKFKTNPDILPTEKEIEKRTGLKNVGELLHILESKELIQRRVEKGKDCYWLTSWGREVLNYGPVSVDAMKAVTYAESGDVPIAEWVKVAKEEGVIKAGLTEKGRFYLKMSREIKRKPFLTRYDVAILAKLPKRKYLPRNELVSLVKEYVGGEEKDILRAIGEAEAKGFIVELQNNMVRLTSLGEKVKDAIESAKLDEIIKVSFSMTPTLYNVLSVIHSNSETFNKIWKEKGEARDYKVEEIDVIKKHLSLTEEEIKKALTMLRRLGFLGTKNLTEAGKILIEAYA, from the coding sequence ATGTTCCTAAAGAAGAGGCATATAGAGCTTCTAAAAGAAATGACAAGGACAAGGAGTCAGGCTGAAATAGAAGGGAAACTACCAGAGGAATTCCAGATAAGGGTTCTTGAACTTTTTATTTTGGGACTAGCAGAGCTTAGGGGCAGTGAAGTTATAATAACTGAGGCTGGGAGAAAGATAGTCGAAGTTGCACCCGAACCTAGTGAACTTCCAGACGTCATCGTGGATTCTTCAATAATAAAGATGCTTGAGCTCCTAGAAGAGACTTCGGCAATTCCTGAAGAATGGCTCGAAATACTAAGGGAAAGAAAACTCGTGGATGGTAATGAGATTACAGAATTTGGAAAGACGATCTTGGAGGTATATAGGAACACTCATCCAGTCGTTTATTTAACTCCGGAAATAGCTTCCTTCTTAAAGGGGATGCCAAAAGTTGGAACTTATGATGAGCTTGTGGCGTATAAGAATTCGAGAGAGTACGGGGAGAACATAATAAATGCTCTCCAAGCAATGAGACTTCTAATGATATCTCCTCCGACAGGGGAAGGAAGGGCATTTTCAGTTACTCCAGCGGCGAAACTTGCCCTTAGGGCTCTCTCAATGATACCCGTATTTACAAGGGCAATCATACTTAGAAGGGAAGATTTTGAAGCTCTAAAAAGTGGTAGAAAAGACAGTGAATTAGAGAGCATGGGTCTATCAAGAGAGGGAAGTGTTACAGAGCTTGGAAAGGCTGTAATGGATACTTACGAGGCTATAGGGAAAGTTGAAGAGAAAGTTCTGCCAATATATGTTCTCGACGATGAAATAAAAATTCTCAAAGCCATAGCAGAGATTGAGGAGAAATTCAAGACAAATCCAGATATACTCCCAACTGAAAAGGAAATTGAAAAGAGAACAGGTCTCAAAAACGTTGGGGAGTTACTTCACATTCTCGAGAGCAAAGAACTGATTCAAAGAAGGGTAGAGAAGGGCAAGGATTGTTACTGGCTAACATCCTGGGGCAGGGAAGTCCTCAACTATGGACCGGTCAGCGTTGATGCGATGAAGGCTGTAACCTACGCTGAGAGCGGGGATGTTCCAATAGCTGAATGGGTGAAAGTGGCAAAAGAAGAAGGTGTCATTAAGGCGGGCCTCACTGAGAAAGGTAGATTTTACTTAAAGATGAGCAGAGAGATTAAGAGAAAGCCCTTCCTGACTAGGTATGACGTTGCAATACTTGCTAAACTGCCAAAGAGGAAGTACCTACCTAGGAATGAACTAGTCTCGCTGGTGAAGGAGTACGTCGGTGGAGAAGAAAAGGACATCTTGAGAGCTATAGGGGAAGCTGAGGCTAAGGGGTTCATCGTTGAGCTTCAGAACAACATGGTCAGGCTTACTTCACTTGGAGAGAAGGTCAAAGATGCCATTGAATCAGCGAAGCTCGACGAAATAATAAAGGTGAGCTTCAGCATGACTCCAACGCTCTACAATGTTCTCAGCGTAATCCACAGTAATAGTGAAACGTTCAACAAGATATGGAAAGAAAAGGGAGAGGCCAGGGATTATAAGGTTGAAGAGATTGACGTAATAAAGAAACACTTAAGTCTCACGGAGGAAGAGATAAAGAAAGCATTGACAATGCTCAGAAGACTGGGATTTCTTGGAACGAAGAATTTAACTGAGGCAGGGAAGATTCTGATTGAAGCTTATGCATGA
- a CDS encoding transcriptional regulator, which produces MSVEVPLNPITRSEIHQLESLLLFATLFRPEVIELIKDPAERLTWVDSLAVAAGAIAREKAGMTVSEIARELGRTEATIRKHLKGESKAGQLVRETYELIKQGKLDELIKTIEMIEKGGLKEVVAKEEYEKLLQEYEKLKQEFEEIKAKVEAAELESLEKAKKEIEDLKAEIEKLTQEKKELEKELKEAKVKLMEYEAKAKRAEELEARVRELEEKSKRVEELESRVKELEEKAKEAEELKKKVEELESKAKEAEELQNKVKELEAEVSRLKEGIKKAKEILDSLA; this is translated from the coding sequence ATGAGCGTTGAGGTTCCACTAAACCCAATTACAAGAAGTGAAATACACCAGCTTGAGAGCCTGCTCCTCTTCGCAACGCTCTTTAGGCCAGAAGTAATAGAATTGATAAAGGATCCCGCGGAGAGACTTACGTGGGTAGATAGCTTAGCAGTGGCTGCAGGAGCCATAGCCAGAGAGAAAGCCGGCATGACAGTTAGTGAAATAGCCAGAGAGCTAGGAAGAACTGAAGCAACTATAAGAAAACACCTCAAAGGAGAAAGCAAGGCAGGACAGCTAGTCAGGGAGACGTATGAGCTTATTAAGCAGGGTAAGCTTGATGAGCTCATTAAAACTATAGAGATGATAGAGAAGGGCGGCCTCAAGGAGGTAGTTGCTAAAGAAGAGTATGAAAAGCTCCTTCAGGAGTATGAAAAGCTTAAGCAGGAATTCGAAGAGATAAAGGCAAAAGTTGAAGCGGCAGAGCTAGAAAGCTTAGAGAAGGCCAAAAAAGAAATTGAGGATCTCAAAGCGGAAATAGAGAAGCTCACACAAGAGAAGAAAGAGCTCGAGAAGGAACTTAAGGAAGCCAAGGTAAAGCTGATGGAGTATGAGGCAAAGGCAAAGAGGGCAGAGGAACTCGAGGCAAGGGTTAGAGAGCTTGAAGAAAAATCCAAGAGGGTCGAAGAGCTTGAAAGCAGAGTAAAGGAGCTTGAAGAGAAGGCAAAGGAAGCGGAAGAGCTCAAGAAGAAAGTTGAGGAGTTAGAATCAAAAGCTAAGGAAGCTGAAGAGCTACAGAACAAGGTCAAAGAGCTTGAAGCGGAAGTTAGTAGGCTTAAAGAAGGTATAAAGAAAGCTAAGGAGATCCTCGATTCTCTCGCATGA
- a CDS encoding KaiC domain-containing protein gives MAKRVKTGIPGMDEILHGGIPERNVVLLSGGPGTGKTIFSQQFLWNGLQMGEPGIYVALEEHPVQVRQNMAQFGWDVRKYEEEGLFAMVDAFTAGIGKSKEYEKYIVHDLTDIREFIEVLRQAIRDINAKRVVVDSVTTLYINKPAMARSIILQLKRVLAGTGCTSIFVSQISVGERGFGGPGVEHGVDGIIRLDLDEIDGELKRSLIVWKMRGTSHSMRRHPFDITDKGIIVYPDKVLKRGRVLEI, from the coding sequence GTGGCTAAGAGGGTAAAGACTGGAATACCTGGAATGGATGAAATACTCCATGGAGGAATCCCCGAGAGAAATGTTGTACTATTAAGTGGCGGTCCTGGAACTGGGAAGACAATATTCAGCCAGCAGTTCCTCTGGAATGGTCTCCAGATGGGTGAGCCAGGAATATATGTGGCCTTAGAAGAACACCCAGTCCAGGTCAGACAGAACATGGCCCAGTTCGGATGGGACGTGAGGAAGTACGAAGAAGAAGGCTTGTTCGCAATGGTTGATGCATTTACTGCTGGAATCGGAAAAAGCAAGGAATATGAAAAGTACATAGTGCATGACTTGACTGATATAAGGGAGTTCATAGAGGTTCTGAGACAGGCAATTAGGGACATAAACGCCAAGAGGGTTGTCGTTGATTCAGTAACGACTCTCTACATAAACAAGCCTGCAATGGCCAGAAGCATAATCCTCCAACTTAAGAGGGTTCTTGCAGGAACAGGATGTACAAGTATTTTCGTTAGCCAAATAAGCGTTGGAGAGAGAGGATTTGGAGGACCGGGAGTTGAACATGGTGTTGATGGAATAATAAGGTTAGATCTCGATGAAATTGATGGAGAACTAAAAAGGTCTCTCATAGTTTGGAAGATGCGTGGAACGAGCCATAGCATGAGGAGGCATCCATTCGATATAACGGACAAGGGGATAATAGTGTATCCTGACAAGGTTCTCAAGAGGGGAAGAGTTCTAGAAATTTGA
- the speD gene encoding adenosylmethionine decarboxylase produces the protein MDTIGHHYVVEAAGCDPDIIADPDKIREIFLEAAKRGNMEVKASYFFKFSPMGVSGVVIVAESHISVHTWPEKGYAALDVYTCGEKADPEKAVDYILEKFKAQYAHVSEIKRGIEEEDQTFTHTILTWEEKLDIRNGKSK, from the coding sequence ATGGATACAATTGGCCACCACTATGTAGTTGAGGCTGCGGGTTGCGATCCTGACATCATCGCTGACCCCGACAAGATTAGAGAGATATTCCTTGAAGCAGCTAAGAGAGGAAACATGGAGGTAAAAGCGAGTTACTTCTTCAAGTTCTCACCAATGGGAGTGAGTGGAGTTGTCATAGTGGCAGAAAGCCATATTTCAGTTCACACATGGCCAGAAAAAGGATATGCGGCTCTTGACGTTTATACCTGTGGTGAGAAGGCTGATCCGGAGAAGGCAGTTGACTACATACTAGAGAAGTTCAAGGCTCAATACGCTCACGTATCTGAGATAAAGAGAGGCATTGAGGAAGAGGATCAAACATTTACCCACACGATACTTACTTGGGAGGAAAAGCTTGACATAAGGAATGGTAAATCTAAATAG
- a CDS encoding DUF92 domain-containing protein yields MAVIEAIIILTLGAISYKFKALDLKGTIGAMVLGYVILSLGSWQTFFALLTFLIMGTIATKFKKHEKERIKSFDESRGLGNVLGNGLAPVLFLILEFMIKKDFGWAAVFSAIATANADTLASEIGKPLGKNPRLITNFKKAKPGEEGAITLIGEIAALIGAFVIGAIGALTLTNEQAKLITSVTLAGLIGANIDSLVGATLEKRGIVDNNGTNFIATFLGGIIGIILFILL; encoded by the coding sequence ATGGCAGTGATAGAAGCTATAATAATACTAACATTAGGTGCAATAAGCTACAAATTCAAAGCCCTCGATTTAAAAGGAACCATAGGGGCAATGGTTCTTGGATATGTGATTCTCTCGCTAGGGAGTTGGCAAACATTTTTTGCATTACTGACATTTCTAATCATGGGAACAATTGCCACCAAATTCAAAAAACATGAGAAAGAGAGAATTAAAAGTTTTGATGAAAGTAGAGGACTTGGTAACGTCCTAGGAAACGGTCTTGCCCCAGTTTTGTTCCTCATTCTTGAATTTATGATAAAAAAAGACTTTGGTTGGGCCGCAGTATTCTCTGCAATAGCAACCGCAAATGCGGACACATTAGCAAGTGAAATAGGAAAGCCCCTAGGTAAGAACCCCAGATTAATTACAAATTTCAAAAAGGCAAAGCCCGGAGAAGAAGGAGCAATAACACTTATTGGAGAGATAGCAGCCTTAATCGGTGCCTTTGTGATTGGAGCCATAGGGGCCTTGACACTTACCAACGAACAGGCAAAGCTTATCACCTCCGTAACATTGGCAGGTTTAATAGGAGCCAACATAGACAGTCTAGTGGGAGCAACCCTAGAAAAGAGAGGCATAGTTGACAACAACGGCACAAACTTTATAGCCACTTTTCTAGGTGGAATAATTGGGATAATACTCTTTATACTCCTGTGA
- a CDS encoding MBL fold metallo-hydrolase, protein MKVIILGSGSYSGTPKPLCTCENCVRARLNPMYRRTRFSVYFEGILIDPSPDLHYHLERTNKRVKEVLITHAHFDHIFGIPDLQIFKEVSISSNELGIKVAKDLAKIAFGEEVPRGYSWRYNVLEFWKEYKIGKARVVHFPVPHSIEMAGGYLVEINGVRIGITGDTGPEILRDEKVIDLLEGVDLLISEMTKKESIPGVHLGVKDSIELAKKVRAEYTVFAHISHTNYPHEVLEKKVKDSGIKGKVAKDFTIIEL, encoded by the coding sequence GTGAAGGTTATAATCTTGGGTTCTGGTTCATATAGTGGCACTCCTAAACCTCTATGCACGTGTGAGAACTGTGTTAGGGCTAGATTGAATCCGATGTATAGGAGAACGAGGTTTTCGGTATATTTTGAAGGAATCCTCATCGATCCAAGTCCAGATCTGCACTATCATCTTGAAAGAACTAATAAGAGAGTCAAGGAAGTCTTAATAACACATGCTCATTTTGACCACATTTTTGGAATTCCAGATCTTCAGATTTTCAAGGAAGTCAGCATTAGTTCCAATGAATTGGGAATAAAGGTTGCCAAGGATCTGGCGAAAATTGCGTTTGGTGAGGAAGTGCCTAGAGGGTATAGTTGGAGGTACAACGTACTGGAGTTCTGGAAGGAATATAAGATTGGAAAGGCAAGAGTAGTACACTTTCCAGTGCCTCATTCAATAGAAATGGCTGGAGGTTACCTAGTAGAAATTAATGGAGTTAGAATAGGAATAACTGGGGATACAGGCCCCGAGATATTGAGGGATGAAAAAGTTATAGATCTTCTAGAGGGTGTGGATCTATTAATTTCTGAGATGACTAAAAAAGAATCAATTCCAGGGGTTCATCTCGGTGTTAAGGATTCTATAGAGTTGGCAAAAAAGGTTAGAGCTGAGTATACTGTATTTGCTCATATAAGTCATACTAATTATCCGCATGAAGTTCTCGAGAAGAAGGTTAAGGATTCTGGAATTAAGGGGAAGGTTGCGAAAGATTTTACAATTATAGAGCTCTGA
- a CDS encoding HVO_0476 family zinc finger protein codes for MEEYFICPECGSDDVEVIKERGREITLKCNECGHVWIITLPKIRKIPIIVSKHERSFREFAELPEGETIKVGDVIELENDEVRILSIELPGGKRVRKAKVEEIQTLWGESLTYPKVFGVSIYLPGGITQSFKVVVNRDEEFVVGEVIEVGGYTFKVEMIKTEKKLMRSGKAKADKIVRLMGHAIRGRAKRKLKIYEGYESVESSP; via the coding sequence ATGGAAGAATACTTCATATGTCCAGAATGTGGGAGTGATGACGTCGAGGTAATTAAAGAGAGGGGGAGAGAAATCACTTTAAAGTGCAATGAGTGCGGTCACGTTTGGATAATAACCCTACCCAAGATAAGAAAGATCCCAATAATAGTGAGCAAACACGAGAGAAGCTTTAGAGAGTTCGCAGAACTTCCAGAAGGGGAGACAATTAAGGTCGGGGATGTCATAGAACTTGAAAATGATGAAGTAAGGATTCTCAGCATAGAGCTCCCAGGAGGAAAGAGAGTTAGGAAAGCCAAAGTTGAGGAGATACAAACATTATGGGGAGAGAGTCTAACATATCCAAAAGTATTTGGAGTCTCCATATATCTACCAGGAGGAATAACGCAGTCATTTAAAGTAGTTGTTAATAGAGACGAAGAATTCGTCGTAGGCGAAGTCATTGAAGTAGGAGGATACACATTCAAAGTTGAGATGATTAAAACAGAAAAGAAGCTTATGAGGAGTGGAAAAGCAAAAGCCGACAAAATAGTAAGACTAATGGGACATGCAATCCGAGGAAGAGCAAAGAGAAAGTTGAAGATATATGAAGGATATGAGTCCGTTGAATCTTCACCCTGA
- a CDS encoding DUF998 domain-containing protein: protein MDCKKDVQYFLAILGPVIAISGVIISYFIHRSWWRITENAISDLGRVGLPYSWIMNGGLIIGGSILFIISIRMTFLDKRTPWKISWFLYSLGMMFLVLVGAFPEGTPPHYYVSWTFFISTFLAVLGTSISLLPEKRRHGIVGILAFVLGTSLAIWAMKSFRGVAVAETISVTTFILWHYFAVLNCFCFCRKL from the coding sequence ATGGACTGCAAAAAAGATGTACAATATTTTCTAGCAATTCTTGGACCAGTAATTGCAATATCAGGGGTTATCATATCATACTTCATCCACAGAAGCTGGTGGAGGATAACAGAGAACGCAATAAGCGACCTAGGTAGAGTAGGGTTACCCTATAGCTGGATAATGAACGGGGGATTAATTATTGGAGGCTCAATACTGTTTATTATCTCAATAAGGATGACATTCCTTGACAAAAGAACCCCCTGGAAGATTAGCTGGTTTTTGTATTCCCTCGGAATGATGTTTTTAGTCCTAGTGGGAGCATTCCCAGAAGGGACACCTCCTCATTACTATGTCAGCTGGACCTTTTTCATCTCAACGTTCTTGGCAGTTCTTGGAACTTCAATTTCACTACTTCCTGAGAAAAGAAGACACGGAATTGTTGGTATTCTTGCATTTGTTCTTGGAACTTCCCTTGCGATCTGGGCTATGAAATCCTTTAGAGGAGTGGCAGTTGCAGAGACGATCTCAGTAACTACCTTCATCCTCTGGCACTATTTTGCCGTTTTAAACTGTTTTTGTTTTTGTAGAAAATTATAG